The nucleotide sequence TTCTCGAACCGGGCCGGCCACCGCGTCGTGCGAGTTCCCCACCTGGCAGTACGCCGCCAACCGCAGCGGCACGATCCGCCAGGTCGCCGGCGGCGAGGTGACCGGCAGCTACTCCCCCGGCGACCTGCTCAACACCGGCATGGCACCGAACACCACCGGCTGGCTCACCGGGAACTTCTACACCGCGGCCGGCCGGTTCACCGGGTCCGGCGCCGCCCTGCGCGACTCCTTCAACTACGTCCGCAACTGGTGCTGACCGTCCCCAGTCCTTCGACCACACTTCGTTGGAGCCGCAATGAGCATTCGCCACCACAGGTTCACCCTCGTGCCCAAGATCGCCGCCGTCTGCGCGGTGGCGACCGGGATCTGCCTCGCCACGGCTGTTCCCGGCGACGCCGATACCAAGGGAACCGTCGCCAGCACGGTCGATGCGACCATCCGCAACGCCCCACCCGGCAAAGGCGCCGGATACGTGATCGGCAACGCGCTGACCGAACGGGGCAGCCACCCCGGTGTCACCTTCACACAAGTCACCACCAGCGGCGAGTTCCGCTACGGCCGGGTCCACGGCAACGTGGACTTCTGCGGGTGGGTCAGCACTCAAGCCAAGCTCGCCGGCACCAAGAGCGCGTCCTCGGCGAAGTGCCCGGGCGGCACCGACGGTCGCGCCCTGCTGTTCAGGCAGTTCAGCAACGGTCTGCGCAACTGCGAGCCGGGCCACTGCAGCGGCGGCTCCTACGCGAAGGTCGAGCCGTCGAAGTGCTCCGGTACCTACCCCAAGGGAGCTCCGGCCTTCGGCAACGTCTCGCCGTGGCTGCCCAAGGCCCAGCCCCACGACCTCTACACCCGGTTCACCGCCACGTACGAAGTCTATTGGCGGTATGTCAGCCGCGACGGTGCCTGGGTGATGGTTCAAGACCAGCACGTCCGAACCGGGGAGTCCCGCAAGAGCGCCGGCTTCGACCACCAGGCATCGGACTGGTACTTCGTACCGCGCGCCTGCGTCTTCGACGCCCAGCAAAAGCTCCACCACTAGCCGCAAGCGCCCGCTGGTCCCGGCTGCCGGCCACGCCGGGACCAGCGCCCCCAGTGTCCGAAGGAAGCCACCATGCTCAGACGCGTCATCTGCCTCGCCGCCGCGCTTTCGCTCTGCCTCAGTGCGTGCGGGCAGCCCGAACGGGTCGGCGTCGCGCCTCAGCCGATCATCGATACCTCGGAAGAGATCGATCAGAGCTCCTCGACCACTCCCGAATCGACCGTGATCAGCACACCTCAGAAGGAAAGCACTTCTCCAGCCGAGGCCGGGACCTCCAGCGCTCGGACTGCGCCGCCACCGGCGTCTCCCGAGTCGACCACCGCCACGGCCGGGCCGGGACCAGGCGAGTGCCTGCCGCAGTACGCCGTCGTGGCCGAAACCTCCGCACGAGACACCCGTGCGGGCAATTTGATCGGCCGCGTCCACCCCGGGGCACACGTAGGTGTGAAACAGTCCGACGGCGTCTGGGCTTACGGGTACGTCTCCGCCATTGACGGACGCGGTGCGGGCTGGGCGTGGATGCTGCACGAGAAGATGCGCCGAATCGGTGGTTCCTGCGGCTGACCCGGCCTGCCACCATCAGCCACCTCGACTGGCCGGCGGACGTCGCACGCCGGCGCGTTGATGCAAAGCCAAAGGAAGTATCCACGTGTATCAACCGGTTCCCGGGCAGATCTGGTGGGCGTACGTGCCCTTCGAAGACTGCAACGACGGAAAGTACCGTCCCTGCCTGGTCCTCCACCGCAACGGGTACACCGTCCGGGTTCTCAAGATCACCAGCAAGGACAAGCGCGGACGAAGCGGTTATGTGCGGATGCCGACCAGCGCGTGGAACGCCTCCTCCGGAAAGAGCAGCTGGCTTCAGCTGCGCCCCGTCTTCGCCCTCGACTACAGCGCGGGCTCGTTCACTCGGTTCCTCGGCCCCTGCGACCGAAGAACGTGGGCCTGGGCGCAGTTGCACCATCCGCTGCTCGCAGCTCCCGCCGGGCACAACCGAGCGGCGACCCCGCCGGGTACCGTGCCGGCGCTGGCCGTAGGAGCATTGGCGGCGACGGTACTTTGTTGTCCTGTCGCAGCGGCCGGCTTGGGAGTGGCGTCACTGGTGGTGAACCGGCGGCATCCCAGCACCGCTGTTCGTGTCATGGGTGTCGGCGCCGTCGCCGTCAACGGTCTCATCCTGTTGCTTCTGGCCATCGTGTTGGTGGCCGGCCGTCACCAGGCGACATTGCCCTACTAAGGGTCGTTCGTGTCGGATTCTCGAAGGGAAACAGGTTGTCCGTCAAGGATGTGCACTTTTTGGCGCTTCACGAGCCGTACTCGGCGCCGGAGCATCCGGTCCCGATCAACGCGACCATCGTGCATGCGAGAACGTTGCTCCATCCCCGTCTGCCGCAGCCCGACGGCGGGCTGATGTTCCGTTGCCTGACTGAATTCCCGGGCCGCTTCCCCGGCTGCGTCGTCCCGCTGTCGACGTTGACCTACGAACTCGACGGAGGCGCCTTGTGGCCCGCGATCGGCGACTGGGAGCGAGTTGCCGACGGAGTTGTCCTGCTTTCACGGCAACGCCTCTGTGACGCGATGCCGCTGGGCCTGGGCCCTCGAGCGACCGCAGTTCTCGGCAACGGGCCGTACACGAACCACACCGTGTACTACGTCGACGGCCCACCGCAGACTTACGGATCGGAGGATCGGCAAGCGGAGATCGCAGCGATGACCGAACACGTCAAAAACTTCGTCGCGCGGGGACCCTTCCGGCCCGGGCAGGGACTGACCCTCCCGCCACGCGAGCCTGAGGTGCTGCCATACCGGCCATACGACTACAGCACCCGGTAAAGAGGCCACCCGCCGCTGAGCTTGCGGGGAGCAGTTCCGCACGCGACCGTGTTCCTCACCTCTGTCAGGTTCGCGGCCCTGTACTCCCCAACCAGGCCGGGAAGCCAGCCTCCCCGCCCTGCGAACGCCGCCACCCACGCTGGAAGCGTTTGGACGACCTGTCACTGGTGTTCACTTCCTGTCCACAGTAGACGGTTGAGCGGCGTCGAGCAGGATCTTCAGCAGGTCGCCGGGTGCGTCCCGCATGAGGTTGTGTCCGCTGTCGAGTGCGTGTGTGGTCCATGCGGGGTCCGTGCGAAGGCGCTGGTAGACGGGCGTGAAGGGTGACTGGCCATCCCAGCCGGCGGCATAGACGTAGTCCCGGCGGAAA is from Amycolatopsis mediterranei and encodes:
- a CDS encoding type II toxin-antitoxin system PemK/MazF family toxin gives rise to the protein MYQPVPGQIWWAYVPFEDCNDGKYRPCLVLHRNGYTVRVLKITSKDKRGRSGYVRMPTSAWNASSGKSSWLQLRPVFALDYSAGSFTRFLGPCDRRTWAWAQLHHPLLAAPAGHNRAATPPGTVPALAVGALAATVLCCPVAAAGLGVASLVVNRRHPSTAVRVMGVGAVAVNGLILLLLAIVLVAGRHQATLPY